A window of the Aquarana catesbeiana isolate 2022-GZ linkage group LG05, ASM4218655v1, whole genome shotgun sequence genome harbors these coding sequences:
- the LOC141146107 gene encoding forkhead activin signal transducer 3-like yields MDCPQHSWDPLYKQLPEPHSMDRILAEVESCPGEANGGPKKPETTDQLSKKSKKSKKSKKSKKSKKKNYQRYAKPPYSYLAMIALVIQASPKKKLTVSEIEDEISNLFPFFKGDYQGWRDSIRHNLSSNDCFRMILKDPLRPNGKGNYWIVNVSRIPAAAMKLQNTAVTRQEAYPHDLAPYILDGHPYRPSIFHNPHPPIENTAVRAEAEAQSSVRIQPPSVHPASTFPEILSNLPASHTTCVAPNVVAPPSIHPLQLYPNFALSLRNYMPSPCSSSTCAERRDVYPPNVIPQMSPQPRPSEARNSLSDFPPNTAIFNVPIYPSPGSYISPQNIYGQQLSQGGAYEQQLSQGGYYGQHLSQGGAYGQQLSQGGAYGQYLSQGGAYGQHLSQGGAYGEHLSQVGVYPWYGPNGY; encoded by the exons ATGGATTGCCCACAACATTCCTGGGACCCCCTCTACAAGCAACTCCCTGAGCCACACAGCATGGACAGGATCCTGGCCGAAGTAGAGAGCTGTCCTGGGGAGGCCAACGGAGGCCCCAAAAAGCCAGAAACCACTGatcagctcagcaagaagagtaagaagagcaaaaagagcaaaaagagcaaaaagagcaaGAAGAAGAATTATCAACGCTACGCCAAACCACCCTACTCCTACTTGGCCATGATCGCCCTGGTCATCCAGGCTTCCCCCAAGAAGAAGCTCACAGTGTCCGAG ATCGAAGATGAGATCAGCAACCTCTTCCCTTTCTTCAAGGGGGATTATCAGGGCTGGAGGGACTCTATTCGACAtaacctctcctccaatgattgctTCAGAATG ATCCTGAAAGATCCGCTGAGGCCGAATGGTAAAGGCAACTACTGGATAGTGAATGTGAGCCGGATTCCCGCCGCAGCCATGAAGCTGCAGAACACGGCAGTCACCCGCCAGGAAGCCTACCCTCATGACCTGGCCCCTTATATCCTGGATGGACATCCCTACAGACCTTCCATTTTTCATAACCCTCATCCTCCAATAGAAAATACTGCGGTCAGAGCAGAAGCAGAGGCTCAGTCCTCAGTACGAATCCAGCCCCCTAGTGTACATCCCGCCTCAACTTTCCCAGAGATCTTATCGAACCTTCCAGCATCACACACAACATGTGTGGCCCCTAATGTGGTGGCCCCTCCTAGCATACACCCTCTGCAGCTTTACCCCAACTTCGCACTCTCTCTACGTAATTACATGCCTTCCCCATGCTCAAGCTCCACCTGTGCGGAGCGGAGGGATGTCTACCCTCCCAATGTGATACCTCAAATGTCTCCCCAGCCTAGACCCTCTGAAGCCAGGAATTCCCTGTCAGATTTCCCTCCCAATACAGCAATATTTAATGTCCCCATATATCCCTCACCCGGGAGCTACATTTCACCTCAAAACATATATGGACAGCAATTATCTCAAGGTGGTGCTTACGAGCAGCAATTATCTCAAGGTGGTTATTatgggcagcatttatctcagggtggtgcttatgggcagcaattatctcaaggtggtgcttacgggcagtatttatctcagggtggtgcttacgggcagcatttatctcagggtggcgCATATGGGGAACATTTATCTCAGGTCGGGGTGTACCCATGGTACGGACCCAACGGTTACTGA